In a genomic window of Streptomyces sp. NBC_01591:
- a CDS encoding AAA family ATPase encodes MHRSHTPVNAWVLAASSGGEDAYDGRFSIALAQVLEEVADTGLDTDPARSHVEFQLVAKQVAHRVARTPGMAQSVQSTAMVLAADEPALPFFPNGAFDPAEARLAEVDPVLRVFLGRQDKRHFVDKAGDQFVGRRSQLRALAPWLDDVEAGGLRVVTGNPGVGKSALLGALVCAAHPELQEVAPYMRARLSHDPQGCPSVAHQLAAVHARGRSADEVLTTIARQLRLGPAAEAGNATALVNLLPDTGEVPAVIVDALDEASEPDRTCTELVRLARAVRSDGQPVVRLTVGTRPWPQFSALLDLARAGDGLIDLDDADPDEVRGDLTAHLTGRLTAMNPYKPARMRAIRDRLAHAVADRLAPHPGEPAPWGAFLVAQIFTRYLKRVPAPDSAEAATALGHSAPTTLPQVLDLDLDTHPHGQQLRAILAAIALAQGQGMPLEIALPLAGLFTDLDPQHARRDLLPEVLFYLRTTPDHDGTLLYRLFHQALVDHLNPPTPDPTTPTPGDVLTHLLATHTTHDGTRRTWDTAPLYLLRHAPAHVQAAGRLDELLTDTEFLVHGAPDALLTAFPRAHTDQALLSRAVYRNSIGEHRNTDHATRRRLLALDAARYGAKTLTSALMDRAEAGTWTPVSATGGGLALACRDTLTQTAWVTAVACTVLDGRPLAVTGADDRTVRVWDLTTGRPMGEPLTGHTDWVNAVACTVVDGRPVAVTGGQDETVRVWDLITGCPVGEPLTGHTGGVRAVACTVVDGRAVAVTGDYDRTVRVWDLTTGRQIGKPFTGHTDRVNAVACTVLDGRPVAVTGSGDSIHRTEVNDTTVRVWDLTTGRQIGKPFTGHTDDVNAVACTVLDGRPVAVTGSEDHTVRVWDLATGRQIGEPLTGHTDRVHAVACTVLDGHPIAVTGDQDCTVRVWDLTTGQQVGEPLTGHTETVLTVACTVLDGRPVAVTGAHDAVRVWDLSTDRPVGEPLTGHTDWVNAVACTVLDGRPVAVTGSRDRTVRVWDLTTGHPIGEPLTGHTYGVSAVACTVLDGHPIAVTRSEDARRMWDLTTGHPIGAPPTGHTDTVYTVLEGRLVAVSVTTWEGSTTVRVWDLTTGRQIGEPLTARTHYPRRLGSAAHSVACTVLDGHPIAITGGGDYAVRVWDLATGRQIGAPPTGHTGTVYTVACTVLDGRPVAVTGGQDCTVRVWDLATGRQIGEPLTGHTDDVSAVACTVLDGRPVAVTGSYDHTVRVWDLTTGHPIGEPLIGHTYDVNAVACTVLDGHPIAVTGGQDCTMRVWDLTTGRPIGEPLTGHTHGVTVVACTVLDGSPVAVTGSEDAVRVWDLATGRQIGEPLTGHTEMVLTVACTVLDGSPVAVTGSYDHTVRVWDLTTGHPIGEPLTGHTHGVTVVTCTVLDGSPVAVTGSEDVVRVWDLATGRQIGEPLTGHTDWVKSVACTVLDGRPVAVTGSEDHTVRVWDLTTGHPIGEPPTGHTGDVSAVACTVLDGRPVAVTGSQDRTVRVWDLTTGHPIGEPLTGHTDRVNVVACTVLDGRPVAVTGSQDRTVRVWDLSTGECIDRIPLPAPCRALGMGTGDRLVVGLGPDVVFLTRALPRSVTRRTRGPDGTTTPEDS; translated from the coding sequence GTGCACCGGTCCCACACGCCGGTAAACGCGTGGGTGCTCGCCGCGTCCAGCGGGGGCGAGGACGCCTACGACGGACGGTTCAGTATCGCGTTGGCCCAGGTGCTGGAGGAGGTCGCCGACACCGGGCTGGACACCGACCCGGCGCGGTCGCACGTGGAGTTCCAATTGGTGGCAAAGCAAGTTGCGCACCGTGTCGCGCGGACGCCAGGGATGGCGCAGAGCGTGCAGAGCACGGCAATGGTGCTGGCCGCGGACGAGCCGGCCCTCCCGTTCTTCCCCAACGGTGCCTTCGACCCGGCCGAGGCGAGGCTGGCCGAGGTGGATCCGGTGCTGCGGGTCTTCCTCGGCCGGCAGGACAAGCGACACTTCGTCGACAAGGCCGGGGATCAGTTCGTCGGCCGACGTTCCCAATTGCGTGCACTCGCGCCGTGGCTGGACGACGTCGAGGCGGGTGGTCTTCGGGTGGTCACGGGCAATCCCGGGGTGGGCAAGTCGGCGTTGCTGGGCGCGCTCGTGTGTGCGGCACATCCAGAACTGCAGGAGGTGGCGCCGTACATGCGGGCGCGGTTGTCACATGATCCGCAGGGGTGCCCCTCGGTCGCCCACCAGCTGGCCGCGGTCCACGCCCGCGGCCGCTCCGCGGATGAGGTGCTCACCACCATCGCCCGCCAACTGCGTCTCGGCCCCGCGGCGGAAGCCGGCAATGCCACCGCACTCGTGAACCTGCTTCCCGACACCGGCGAGGTGCCGGCGGTGATCGTGGACGCCCTGGACGAAGCATCCGAACCAGATAGGACCTGCACGGAACTGGTCCGCCTGGCGCGCGCCGTGCGCAGCGACGGCCAGCCGGTGGTGCGCCTGACGGTGGGTACACGCCCGTGGCCGCAGTTCTCCGCACTGCTTGACCTCGCACGCGCCGGTGACGGCCTGATCGATCTGGACGACGCCGACCCCGACGAAGTCCGTGGCGACCTGACGGCCCACCTCACCGGCCGCCTCACGGCGATGAACCCCTACAAACCGGCCCGCATGCGCGCGATCCGCGACCGTCTCGCCCACGCCGTCGCGGACCGCCTCGCCCCCCACCCGGGTGAACCCGCGCCGTGGGGCGCGTTCCTGGTGGCACAGATCTTCACCCGCTACCTGAAGCGCGTTCCCGCCCCGGACAGTGCCGAAGCGGCAACAGCACTGGGCCACTCGGCGCCCACGACGCTGCCCCAGGTCCTCGACCTGGACCTGGACACCCACCCCCACGGACAGCAGCTGCGCGCCATCCTTGCGGCGATCGCCCTGGCCCAGGGCCAGGGCATGCCCCTGGAAATCGCCCTGCCCCTCGCGGGCCTGTTCACCGACCTCGACCCCCAACACGCCCGCCGGGACCTGCTGCCCGAGGTCCTGTTCTACCTGCGCACCACCCCCGACCACGACGGCACCCTCCTCTACCGCCTCTTCCACCAAGCCCTCGTCGATCACCTCAACCCACCCACACCCGACCCCACCACGCCCACACCCGGCGACGTTCTCACCCACCTGCTGGCCACCCACACCACACACGACGGCACCCGCCGCACCTGGGACACCGCACCCCTCTACCTCCTGCGCCACGCCCCGGCCCATGTCCAGGCCGCCGGCCGCCTGGACGAACTCCTCACCGACACCGAGTTCCTGGTCCACGGCGCCCCGGACGCACTCCTCACCGCATTCCCCCGCGCCCACACCGACCAGGCACTGCTCTCCCGCGCCGTCTACCGCAACTCCATCGGTGAACACCGCAACACCGACCACGCCACCCGCCGCCGACTCCTCGCGCTGGACGCGGCACGCTACGGCGCCAAGACCCTCACCTCCGCCCTGATGGATAGGGCTGAGGCGGGCACATGGACGCCCGTCTCAGCAACAGGCGGCGGCCTCGCCCTCGCCTGCCGCGACACCCTCACCCAGACCGCCTGGGTGACGGCGGTAGCGTGCACTGTCCTGGACGGGCGCCCCCTCGCCGTCACCGGAGCCGACGATCGCACTGTGCGGGTGTGGGACCTGACTACCGGCCGCCCAATGGGCGAACCCCTCACCGGCCACACCGACTGGGTGAACGCGGTGGCGTGCACGGTCGTGGACGGGCGCCCCGTCGCCGTCACCGGAGGCCAGGACGAAACCGTGCGGGTGTGGGATCTGATTACAGGCTGCCCGGTCGGTGAACCCCTCACCGGCCACACCGGCGGCGTGAGAGCGGTGGCGTGCACGGTCGTGGACGGGCGCGCCGTCGCCGTCACCGGAGACTACGATCGCACTGTGCGGGTGTGGGACCTGACTACCGGCCGCCAGATCGGTAAACCTTTCACCGGCCACACCGACAGGGTGAACGCGGTGGCGTGCACGGTCCTGGACGGACGTCCCGTCGCCGTCACCGGATCCGGAGATTCCATCCACAGAACTGAAGTCAACGATACGACTGTGCGGGTGTGGGACCTGACTACCGGCCGCCAGATCGGTAAACCTTTCACCGGCCACACCGACGACGTGAACGCGGTGGCGTGCACGGTCCTGGACGGACGCCCTGTCGCCGTCACCGGATCCGAAGATCACACTGTGCGGGTGTGGGATCTGGCTACTGGCCGCCAGATCGGCGAACCTCTCACCGGCCACACCGACAGGGTGCACGCGGTGGCGTGCACTGTCCTGGACGGGCACCCCATCGCCGTCACCGGAGACCAAGACTGCACCGTGCGGGTGTGGGACCTGACCACCGGACAGCAGGTTGGCGAACCCCTCACCGGCCACACCGAAACGGTACTCACGGTGGCGTGCACGGTCTTGGACGGACGCCCCGTCGCCGTCACCGGAGCCCACGACGCCGTGCGGGTGTGGGACCTGAGCACCGACCGCCCGGTCGGCGAACCCCTCACCGGCCACACCGACTGGGTGAACGCGGTGGCGTGCACGGTCCTGGACGGGCGCCCCGTCGCCGTCACCGGATCCCGCGATCGCACCGTGCGGGTGTGGGACCTGACCACCGGCCACCCGATCGGCGAACCCCTCACCGGCCACACCTACGGCGTGAGCGCGGTGGCGTGCACGGTCCTGGACGGGCACCCCATCGCCGTCACCAGATCCGAAGACGCCAGGCGGATGTGGGACCTGACCACCGGCCACCCGATCGGCGCCCCTCCCACGGGCCACACCGACACGGTGTACACGGTCCTAGAGGGACGCCTGGTCGCAGTCTCAGTCACCACCTGGGAGGGAAGCACCACTGTGCGGGTGTGGGATCTGACTACCGGCCGCCAGATCGGCGAACCCCTCACCGCACGTACCCACTACCCTCGGCGTTTGGGCAGCGCCGCGCATTCGGTGGCGTGCACGGTCCTGGACGGGCACCCCATCGCCATCACCGGAGGCGGAGATTACGCTGTGCGGGTGTGGGATCTGGCCACCGGCCGCCAGATCGGCGCCCCTCCCACGGGCCACACCGGCACGGTGTACACGGTGGCGTGCACGGTCTTGGACGGGCGCCCCGTCGCCGTCACCGGAGGCCAAGACTGCACCGTGCGGGTGTGGGATCTGGCTACCGGCCGCCAGATCGGCGAACCCCTCACCGGCCACACCGACGACGTATCGGCGGTGGCGTGCACGGTCTTGGACGGACGCCCCGTCGCCGTCACCGGATCCTACGATCACACTGTGCGGGTGTGGGACCTGACCACCGGCCACCCGATCGGCGAACCCCTCATCGGCCACACCTACGACGTGAACGCGGTGGCGTGCACGGTCCTGGACGGGCACCCCATCGCCGTCACCGGAGGCCAAGACTGCACCATGCGGGTGTGGGACCTGACCACCGGCCGTCCAATTGGCGAACCCCTCACCGGCCACACCCACGGCGTGACAGTGGTGGCGTGCACGGTCTTGGACGGGAGCCCCGTCGCCGTCACCGGATCCGAGGACGCCGTGCGGGTGTGGGATCTGGCCACCGGCCGCCAGATCGGCGAACCCCTCACCGGCCACACGGAAATGGTACTTACGGTGGCGTGCACGGTCCTGGACGGGAGCCCCGTCGCCGTCACCGGATCCTACGATCACACTGTGCGGGTGTGGGACCTGACCACCGGCCACCCGATCGGCGAACCCCTCACCGGCCACACCCACGGCGTGACAGTGGTGACGTGCACGGTCCTGGACGGGAGCCCCGTCGCCGTCACCGGATCCGAAGACGTCGTGCGGGTGTGGGATCTAGCTACTGGCCGCCAGATCGGCGAACCCCTCACCGGCCACACCGACTGGGTGAAGTCGGTGGCGTGCACGGTCCTGGACGGGCGCCCCGTCGCCGTCACCGGATCCGAAGATCACACCGTGCGGGTGTGGGACCTGACCACCGGCCACCCGATCGGCGAACCTCCCACCGGCCACACCGGCGACGTATCGGCGGTGGCGTGCACGGTCCTGGACGGGCGCCCCGTCGCCGTCACCGGATCCCAGGATCGCACCGTGCGGGTGTGGGACCTGACCACCGGCCACCCGATCGGCGAACCCCTCACCGGCCACACCGACAGGGTGAACGTGGTGGCGTGCACGGTCCTGGACGGGCGCCCCGTCGCCGTCACCGGATCCCAGGATCGCACTGTGCGGGTGTGGGATCTGAGCACGGGGGAATGCATTGACCGTATTCCCCTGCCCGCGCCCTGTCGTGCACTCGGGATGGGAACCGGAGATCGATTGGTTGTTGGGCTCGGTCCGGATGTTGTCTTCCTGACGCGCGCCTTGCCCCGATCTGTGACACGCCGCACGCGCGGACCTGATGGCACCACCACCCCGGAGGATTCGTGA
- a CDS encoding serine peptidase — protein MTHAIVGVHGIGNFRRGRQPCEAARILGTEWHTRLASALRSAGAGAPAPEISMAYYADLLRPTGRQGGGDDLDDLDPHEIEFARQWLDAFDLPAGTAAGRSTVPVRQAVETLAQMRLLGPSATRWFVALFCREVHAYLKDPNSPARAAIRARVTDALETMGARVVIAHSLGSVVAYEALWDRPDLEVDLLVTLGSPLALPHAVLPRLWPAPVNGRGARPPGVARWVNLADPGDIVAVPAGGVGRTFEGVGTDEHTTIGAFDFHLAKNYLAHRRLGEILRATF, from the coding sequence GTGACACACGCCATCGTGGGCGTCCACGGCATCGGCAACTTCCGCCGCGGCCGGCAACCGTGCGAGGCTGCCCGAATCCTCGGAACGGAATGGCACACCCGTCTCGCCAGCGCGCTCCGCAGCGCCGGTGCCGGTGCACCGGCACCCGAGATATCCATGGCGTACTACGCCGACCTGCTGCGCCCGACCGGCCGGCAGGGCGGTGGCGACGACCTCGACGACCTGGACCCGCACGAGATCGAGTTCGCCCGCCAATGGCTGGACGCGTTCGATTTGCCTGCGGGTACCGCCGCAGGGCGGTCGACCGTCCCGGTGCGCCAGGCCGTCGAGACCCTCGCCCAGATGCGGCTTCTCGGCCCGTCCGCCACGAGGTGGTTCGTCGCGCTTTTCTGCCGGGAGGTCCACGCCTATCTGAAGGACCCCAACAGTCCGGCCCGTGCCGCTATCCGGGCCCGGGTCACCGACGCCCTTGAAACGATGGGCGCGCGCGTGGTGATCGCACACTCCCTCGGTTCGGTCGTTGCCTATGAAGCGCTGTGGGACCGTCCCGACCTGGAGGTCGACCTTCTGGTCACCCTCGGCTCACCGCTGGCCCTGCCGCATGCGGTCCTGCCGCGCCTGTGGCCGGCACCGGTCAATGGCCGCGGCGCCCGGCCGCCGGGTGTCGCCCGCTGGGTCAATCTTGCCGACCCCGGTGACATCGTCGCCGTGCCCGCAGGTGGCGTAGGCCGCACTTTTGAAGGCGTCGGCACCGATGAGCACACGACCATCGGCGCCTTCGACTTCCACCTTGCCAAGAACTACCTCGCCCACCGACGCCTCGGCGAAATCCTGCGCGCCACATTCTGA
- a CDS encoding tyrosine-type recombinase/integrase, with amino-acid sequence MTIEPVTELGSGGALRVPRARVVPMSAPPASYTAAVERYLTGAGIAKSSARIYRISLTTWGWMLTGEPAPTGPTRRGAKPPVFPVAAIDDPALPEVLAELAAARADEMDADTVNRELSIARKAIGWWQRQGWIEGDPTIGIERRPAPPDRTKALAENQIAALWRLDVALREKTQWKMLYESAARADEVLCLNVEDLYPQDKRGKITAKGGAIEWIHWQSGTAQLLPRLIARRTRGPLFLTDRKAPTGTPTLDVCPETGRARLSYRRAEEIFEENTRLLANPLASPDDIEDLDGWTLHRLRHSALTHDAEDGTSTPMLLARSRHASVRSLERYARPGVDSVARHVAERDPAARRRT; translated from the coding sequence ATGACGATCGAACCGGTGACCGAACTCGGGAGCGGGGGCGCGTTGCGTGTACCGCGCGCCCGCGTCGTGCCCATGTCCGCCCCTCCCGCGTCGTACACCGCGGCGGTCGAGCGCTACCTCACCGGCGCGGGCATCGCGAAGTCCTCCGCACGGATCTACCGGATCTCGCTGACGACATGGGGATGGATGCTCACCGGCGAACCGGCACCGACCGGACCCACCCGCCGGGGCGCGAAGCCGCCCGTCTTCCCCGTCGCCGCGATCGATGACCCGGCGCTGCCCGAGGTGCTGGCCGAGCTGGCGGCGGCGCGGGCGGACGAGATGGACGCCGACACCGTCAACCGGGAGCTGTCCATCGCGCGCAAGGCGATCGGCTGGTGGCAGCGCCAGGGCTGGATCGAAGGCGACCCGACGATCGGCATCGAGCGGCGGCCGGCACCGCCCGACCGCACCAAAGCTCTCGCGGAGAACCAGATCGCCGCCCTGTGGCGCCTCGACGTCGCACTCCGGGAGAAGACGCAGTGGAAGATGCTCTACGAGTCCGCCGCCCGAGCCGACGAAGTGCTGTGCCTGAACGTGGAAGACCTGTACCCGCAGGACAAGCGGGGGAAGATCACCGCCAAGGGCGGGGCGATCGAGTGGATTCACTGGCAGTCCGGCACCGCCCAGCTCCTGCCCCGCCTCATCGCCCGCCGCACCCGCGGCCCGCTGTTCCTCACCGACCGCAAGGCGCCGACCGGAACACCGACGCTCGACGTGTGCCCGGAGACCGGCCGGGCCCGGCTCTCCTACCGTCGCGCTGAGGAGATCTTCGAGGAGAACACCCGGCTACTGGCCAACCCCCTCGCCTCGCCCGACGACATCGAGGATCTGGACGGCTGGACGCTTCACCGGCTACGGCACAGTGCCCTCACGCACGACGCGGAAGACGGCACCTCCACCCCGATGCTGCTGGCTCGCTCCCGCCACGCCTCCGTCCGTTCCCTGGAGCGATACGCACGGCCTGGCGTCGACTCGGTCGCTCGGCACGTCGCCGAACGCGACCCCGCTGCACGTCGCCGCACGTAG
- a CDS encoding TetR/AcrR family transcriptional regulator produces the protein MARRTQGTSAGLDRERIAAAAVALVDRDGLERFGVRRLAQELEVDPMSIYHHIKGKAALLDAMSEAVLAEVAAAADDDASHHWEEIARRTAHGYREMAYRHPRVFPLLVTRAQTSPVAVSALEGLVTAMREAGLPDQMVADAPMVLFSFLNGHLLARTSDGPSAVPAFDATAYPAMAALSPLMADFGSLTEFDRMLDTVLAGIKDRAAR, from the coding sequence GTGGCCAGACGCACTCAGGGCACTTCAGCGGGACTCGACCGCGAGCGCATCGCCGCCGCCGCCGTAGCACTGGTCGACCGCGACGGCCTGGAGCGCTTCGGGGTACGGCGACTCGCGCAAGAGCTCGAGGTCGACCCGATGTCGATCTACCACCACATCAAGGGCAAGGCGGCACTGCTGGACGCGATGTCCGAGGCGGTGCTCGCCGAGGTGGCGGCCGCCGCGGACGATGACGCATCCCACCACTGGGAGGAAATCGCCCGCCGGACGGCGCACGGCTACCGCGAGATGGCCTACCGGCACCCCCGGGTGTTCCCGTTGCTGGTGACGCGCGCCCAGACCTCGCCGGTGGCCGTCTCCGCCCTGGAGGGACTGGTCACCGCGATGCGTGAGGCCGGCCTGCCCGACCAGATGGTCGCGGACGCGCCCATGGTGCTGTTCAGCTTCCTCAACGGCCACCTGCTGGCGCGCACCAGCGACGGGCCCAGCGCTGTGCCCGCGTTCGACGCCACCGCGTACCCGGCGATGGCCGCGCTCAGCCCTCTCATGGCCGACTTCGGATCCCTGACGGAGTTCGACCGGATGCTCGACACCGTGCTCGCCGGGATCAAGGACCGGGCCGCCCGCTAG
- a CDS encoding response regulator transcription factor — translation MTVRVVLADDQPLVRSGLRVIMADHPDLEVVGEAATGAEAVQLVRDAGPDVVVMDIRMPGMDGIEATRLITAGPATTRVLVLTTFDEDDHVYGALRAGASGFVVKDMALDDILAAIRVVAAGDALIAPGVTRRLIADFIGRRPAAAPKRSPRPVEGITEREREVLTLVGRGRSNTEIAEDLFITVATAKSHVSRLLTKLGARDRVQLVITAYEMGLVTLPR, via the coding sequence ATGACCGTCCGGGTAGTGCTCGCCGACGACCAGCCGTTGGTTCGGTCCGGTCTCCGCGTGATCATGGCCGATCACCCCGACCTGGAGGTCGTCGGTGAAGCCGCCACTGGCGCCGAGGCCGTCCAACTGGTCAGGGATGCCGGCCCCGACGTCGTGGTCATGGACATCCGGATGCCCGGCATGGACGGGATCGAGGCCACCCGCCTGATCACGGCCGGTCCGGCAACCACTCGCGTTCTCGTCCTGACCACCTTCGACGAGGACGACCATGTCTACGGCGCGCTCCGGGCCGGCGCGAGCGGCTTCGTGGTCAAGGACATGGCGCTGGACGACATCCTCGCGGCGATCCGCGTGGTCGCCGCCGGCGACGCACTGATCGCGCCGGGTGTGACGCGCCGTCTGATCGCCGACTTCATCGGGCGGCGTCCGGCGGCAGCTCCGAAGCGCTCCCCACGGCCGGTCGAGGGCATCACCGAGCGGGAACGGGAAGTTCTGACCCTGGTCGGACGCGGCCGGTCGAACACCGAGATCGCCGAGGACCTCTTCATCACGGTGGCCACCGCCAAGTCGCACGTGTCACGGCTACTCACCAAATTGGGCGCCCGGGACCGGGTCCAGCTCGTCATCACCGCCTATGAGATGGGGCTCGTCACCCTGCCTCGCTGA
- a CDS encoding sensor histidine kinase, with product MTRIKAVAWAGGASYLLVVGLLVGGAPRASGTVHGVGALLAVSLLVGVVRRMPLLALAMALFGSTAVVVGPPSSGHESLAASYQGQFLSYLAVDLVLGFIVATRARRASIVAVAVSSAVQLLVIGVFAHGDSLTVNGVIALLALAASCMAGLLSRERREHAVALRAQEVAEAVTAERLRIARELHDMVAHSIGIIAIQAGVGSRVIQTQPAEAREALRAIEVTSRETLSGLRRTLVSLRQADRGATASEQSPLAPSPGLADVERLAAATAGAGVRVDVRCSGEQRPVPADIDLSAYRIVQEALTNVVRHAGTGRCRVVIDYGDEELSVEVVDDGRGATGNGSAHGFGIIGMRERVGLLGGHLSAGPRPEGGFRVAARLPLPAPTGVPVEAR from the coding sequence ATGACGAGAATCAAGGCCGTGGCCTGGGCGGGGGGTGCCTCTTACCTCCTCGTGGTGGGTCTGCTGGTGGGGGGCGCGCCGCGGGCGTCGGGCACGGTCCACGGTGTCGGAGCACTGCTGGCTGTGAGCCTGCTCGTCGGCGTGGTGCGACGGATGCCGCTGCTGGCTCTGGCCATGGCACTCTTCGGATCCACTGCTGTGGTGGTGGGCCCTCCGAGTTCCGGCCATGAGAGCCTGGCGGCCTCGTACCAGGGCCAGTTCCTGTCGTATCTGGCGGTGGACCTCGTCCTGGGCTTCATCGTCGCCACCCGCGCACGGCGCGCTTCGATTGTTGCCGTGGCCGTGTCCAGCGCCGTGCAACTCCTGGTGATCGGCGTCTTCGCGCACGGGGATAGCCTGACCGTCAACGGGGTGATCGCCCTCCTGGCGTTGGCCGCATCCTGCATGGCCGGTCTTCTGAGTCGTGAGCGCCGCGAGCACGCGGTGGCGCTGCGTGCACAGGAGGTGGCCGAGGCCGTGACCGCCGAACGGCTGCGGATCGCACGGGAGCTGCACGACATGGTCGCGCACAGCATCGGCATCATCGCCATTCAGGCCGGTGTGGGCAGCCGGGTCATCCAGACCCAGCCGGCGGAGGCGCGCGAGGCCCTGCGCGCCATCGAGGTCACCAGCAGGGAGACTCTGTCGGGCCTTCGGCGCACGTTGGTGTCGCTCCGTCAGGCCGACCGGGGCGCGACCGCCTCGGAGCAGTCACCGCTCGCACCCTCGCCGGGGCTGGCGGACGTCGAACGGCTGGCGGCAGCGACCGCGGGCGCGGGGGTACGCGTCGACGTGCGCTGCAGCGGGGAGCAGCGTCCTGTGCCGGCCGACATCGACCTGTCCGCCTACCGCATCGTGCAGGAGGCGCTGACCAACGTGGTCCGGCACGCGGGCACCGGGCGTTGCCGGGTGGTCATCGACTACGGAGACGAGGAGCTGTCCGTGGAGGTCGTCGACGACGGGCGCGGCGCCACCGGGAACGGCTCGGCCCACGGCTTCGGCATCATCGGGATGCGGGAGCGGGTCGGTCTGCTGGGCGGCCACCTCAGCGCCGGGCCGCGCCCTGAGGGCGGCTTCCGGGTGGCGGCCCGGCTGCCGCTGCCCGCACCCACCGGAGTTCCGGTGGAGGCCCGATGA
- a CDS encoding ABC transporter ATP-binding protein: protein MIEVSELTKRYGSKTAVDHLSFTVRPGQVTGFLGPNGAGKSTTLRMILGLDAPTTGAATVRGVPFHRHPRGLRHVGALLDAGQIHGGRSAAAHLSALGRSNGIPRCRVDEVLQEVGLAEVANRRIGGFSLGMKQRLGIATALLGDPPVLMFDEPINGMDPEGVLWVRRLFRRLAAEGRTVFLSSHLMSEMENTADQLVVIGRGRLIAAESLRDFAARSTRSSVVVGTPQATELAAVLTAAGASVEPEGSAGAEKLAVTGLPADRIGALAFENGIRLDELTTRTASLESAFMELTADSVEYLAGQPR from the coding sequence GTGATCGAAGTCAGCGAACTCACCAAGCGCTACGGCAGCAAGACTGCCGTCGACCATCTGTCCTTCACCGTGCGGCCGGGCCAGGTCACCGGATTCCTCGGCCCCAACGGCGCCGGCAAATCCACCACCCTGCGGATGATCCTCGGCCTGGACGCGCCCACCACCGGCGCCGCCACCGTCAGGGGCGTCCCCTTCCACCGTCACCCGCGCGGACTGCGGCACGTCGGCGCCCTCCTCGATGCCGGACAGATCCACGGCGGACGCAGCGCCGCCGCCCACCTGTCTGCTCTGGGCCGCAGTAACGGCATCCCGCGGTGCCGAGTGGACGAGGTGCTTCAGGAGGTGGGGCTGGCCGAGGTGGCGAACCGCCGCATCGGTGGATTCTCCCTCGGCATGAAGCAGCGCCTCGGCATCGCCACCGCCCTGCTCGGCGACCCGCCCGTGCTCATGTTCGACGAGCCGATCAACGGCATGGACCCGGAGGGCGTGCTCTGGGTACGCCGGCTCTTCCGGCGCCTGGCCGCCGAGGGGCGCACGGTCTTCCTCTCCAGCCACCTGATGTCGGAGATGGAGAACACCGCCGACCAGCTGGTCGTCATCGGCCGGGGCCGCCTCATCGCCGCCGAGTCGCTACGGGACTTCGCGGCCCGCAGCACCCGTAGCAGTGTTGTGGTGGGGACACCGCAGGCCACCGAGCTGGCAGCGGTGCTGACGGCGGCGGGCGCCTCGGTCGAGCCGGAGGGCTCGGCGGGCGCCGAGAAGCTCGCCGTGACCGGGCTCCCGGCGGACCGGATCGGGGCGCTCGCCTTCGAGAACGGTATCCGGCTGGACGAGCTGACCACCCGTACCGCCTCCCTGGAGTCGGCCTTCATGGAACTGACCGCCGACAGCGTCGAATACCTGGCAGGACAGCCCCGATGA
- a CDS encoding ABC transporter permease has product MTTLASVPPATHVAGPPARFRDLLASEWIKMRSLRSTPWTIGLTVLFVVGSAAVATLADKAAGSSPADFLPFDAYPAAGYWTLMLVASSMGALTVVSEYSSGLIRTTTVAVPARGSVVLAKAAVTAALWTAVGTAASTGSFLVSQAILDGHHAGVPITHPGVFRALVASALLAPVCALVGLGLGVLLRHAAGTMVTSVFTLLMLPTMFSESNRWSADIKHTLVSAAWNRLVQNWGPQPGSLGYTATVPGSWIVYTLWPLITIALAVLVVRRRDV; this is encoded by the coding sequence ATGACCACACTCGCCTCCGTCCCCCCGGCCACCCACGTCGCTGGGCCGCCCGCCCGCTTCCGCGACCTGCTCGCCTCCGAGTGGATCAAGATGCGGTCCCTGCGCTCCACCCCGTGGACGATCGGACTCACCGTCCTGTTCGTCGTCGGGTCCGCCGCCGTGGCCACGCTGGCGGACAAGGCCGCAGGCTCCAGCCCCGCTGATTTCCTGCCCTTCGACGCCTACCCGGCGGCCGGCTACTGGACGCTGATGCTCGTCGCCAGCAGCATGGGCGCCCTCACCGTCGTGAGCGAGTACAGCAGCGGGCTGATCCGCACCACCACCGTGGCCGTCCCGGCCCGCGGCTCGGTCGTGCTGGCCAAGGCGGCCGTCACCGCCGCCCTGTGGACCGCGGTCGGCACGGCCGCCTCCACCGGTTCCTTCCTGGTCTCCCAGGCCATCCTGGACGGGCACCATGCCGGCGTTCCGATCACCCACCCCGGGGTGTTCCGGGCGCTGGTGGCATCCGCGTTGCTGGCTCCAGTCTGTGCCCTGGTCGGTCTGGGCCTCGGCGTTCTGCTCCGGCATGCCGCCGGGACCATGGTCACCAGCGTCTTCACCCTGCTGATGTTGCCCACCATGTTCTCGGAGAGCAACCGCTGGTCGGCGGACATCAAACACACGCTGGTGTCGGCCGCCTGGAATCGCCTGGTCCAAAACTGGGGGCCGCAACCCGGTTCCCTGGGCTACACCGCCACGGTCCCCGGCTCCTGGATCGTGTACACGCTCTGGCCGCTGATCACGATCGCACTCGCCGTGCTCGTCGTGAGGCGCCGCGACGTGTGA